In Streptomyces hawaiiensis, one genomic interval encodes:
- a CDS encoding MFS transporter, giving the protein MALLVIASCQLMVVLDITIVNIALPHIQSSLEFSTTSLSWVVNAYTLTFGGLLLLGGRAGDILGRRRVFIFGVLLFVLASLLGGFAQNAGQLLGARALQGVGGAIASPTALSLVSTTFREGPERNRAFGVFAAVSAGGGAIGLLAGGVLVEWLNWRWVLFVNVPIGLLIALATPRWIKESERHPGHFDITGALTSTAGMVLLVYGFIRAAQEGWRDALTLASFAGAVVLLAAFILIERRSKQPITPLHMFADRNRAGTYGIMLCLAAAIFGMFFFLTLFVQNVLGYSPLAAGLAFLPVSAVIAVGAGLASRFLPVYGPKPFMVIGAILAAVGLAWLTLTDVHSTYAGSVLGPMLVFSLGMGMEFVSLTLMALSNVSTPETGAASGLLNATQQVGGSLGLSILVTMYGTASTNEADKQVPAFLQQATPAERIRFERTGQLPKPWSDEILTAGISAAFIMAAIFTAVAALIAVIVIQVRPSDLERLKGGAGPGPM; this is encoded by the coding sequence ATGGCGCTGCTCGTCATCGCCTCATGCCAGTTGATGGTGGTCCTCGACATCACCATCGTGAACATCGCGCTGCCGCACATCCAGAGCTCGCTGGAGTTCTCCACCACGAGCCTGTCCTGGGTGGTGAACGCCTACACCCTCACCTTCGGCGGTCTGCTGCTGCTCGGCGGCCGGGCCGGAGACATCCTCGGCCGGCGGCGCGTCTTCATCTTCGGCGTGCTGCTCTTCGTGCTCGCCTCCCTGCTCGGCGGATTCGCCCAGAACGCCGGCCAACTCCTCGGAGCCCGCGCCCTGCAGGGCGTCGGCGGCGCCATCGCCTCCCCGACCGCCCTCTCGCTGGTCAGCACGACCTTCCGCGAAGGTCCCGAGCGCAACCGGGCCTTCGGCGTCTTCGCCGCGGTCTCCGCGGGCGGCGGCGCCATCGGGCTGCTGGCGGGCGGGGTGCTCGTGGAGTGGCTGAACTGGCGGTGGGTGCTCTTCGTCAACGTCCCGATCGGGCTGCTCATCGCCCTGGCCACGCCGCGCTGGATCAAGGAGTCGGAACGGCACCCGGGCCACTTCGACATCACCGGCGCCCTCACGTCCACCGCGGGCATGGTGCTGCTCGTCTACGGCTTCATCAGAGCCGCGCAGGAAGGCTGGCGGGACGCCCTCACCCTCGCCTCGTTCGCCGGAGCGGTCGTCCTCCTGGCGGCCTTCATCCTCATCGAGCGGCGTTCGAAGCAGCCCATCACGCCGCTGCACATGTTCGCCGACCGCAACCGCGCGGGCACCTACGGCATCATGCTGTGCCTGGCCGCCGCCATCTTCGGCATGTTCTTCTTCCTCACGCTCTTCGTGCAGAACGTGCTCGGATACAGCCCGCTCGCGGCCGGACTGGCCTTCCTGCCGGTCAGCGCGGTCATCGCCGTCGGCGCCGGACTCGCCTCGCGGTTCCTGCCCGTCTACGGGCCCAAACCGTTCATGGTGATCGGCGCGATCCTGGCGGCGGTGGGCCTGGCCTGGCTGACCCTGACCGACGTCCACTCCACCTACGCGGGCAGCGTCCTCGGCCCGATGCTCGTCTTCAGCCTGGGCATGGGCATGGAGTTCGTGTCACTGACCCTCATGGCGCTGTCCAACGTGTCCACGCCGGAGACGGGCGCGGCCTCCGGACTGCTCAACGCCACCCAGCAGGTCGGCGGCTCCCTCGGGCTGTCCATCCTGGTCACGATGTACGGCACGGCCAGCACCAACGAGGCGGACAAGCAGGTCCCGGCCTTCCTCCAGCAGGCGACCCCGGCCGAACGCATCCGGTTCGAACGAACCGGGCAACTGCCCAAACCGTGGTCCGACGAGATCCTCACCGCCGGCATCTCGGCCGCCTTCATCATGGCGGCGATCTTCACCGCCGTGGCCGCGCTGATCGCCGTGATCGTCATCCAGGTCCGCCCCTCCGACCTGGAACGCCTCAAGGGAGGAGCGGGCCCCGGCCCGATGTGA
- a CDS encoding ATP-binding protein, translating into MAHELRQPTPETRPLLERRKELRALDSALTGLRDTVDGVPQAPRGGLLAFTGPGGMGKTALLTEARARARAQGFTVLSGRGGEKEQGLAFHLVRQVVQPALASMDEKELRTFLGGWYDIVAAALGLVATPSGHVPDPTGVRDGLDWVMTRLAVMKAPVVLLLDDLHWADVESLSWLASFAPRAVDLSLLIVVAFRPEELPLEAAAFSAPVADLGNRPFALAPLSATAVARIVRDEVGEEAEDGFCEECWEVTGGSPFEAVELSIRLGERNLRGTSEDLPTMRDLAAAVKGPGLIERLRALGTTTVRFAYAAAVLGQAISPELAARVAAIGSTAASEAAEKLRAARFLADGEGPGESLEFVHPLIATTIYRSIGTSLREGMHNSAAEAVRAAGLGHAAAARHLLEVPCEGSTEAVACLREAAREALHSGAPEAARRLLNRALQEPPLPEERAALLHELACATFLIKPTATVAHLREALAEPGTDPELRASMVYRLTQALAHTDRMAEAATVAADEAQRAAAHPRIRLRMQADHFVWSAFRTDEADSSGRSRALARFADRLSGRGLEERCILGSRAWDAMMRGEPRQKALAYAEEALRGGLSWTHENRGFEVPVSVALVFMYCDQPRRAEELFAKGMAECASKGWRGSHLALGQTLSGYIRYRRGCLAEAENLVREGLRIADRVEGAVPAQWFAIGILIETLLARGRVLAARRLADKYHYGDVIPNAVIYPDPRTVHAELLLAEGRPEEAAALLSGVGEWLEGRDWRNPAWCPWQLGLASALSRSAPDRAVRHARDAVKRARDFGAASAIGQALHAEADATGGEAGLDLHAQAVDHLQRSPAAYELARALVGHGAALARVGRLHDAADRLYQGLEGAVHCGAEGLAARARRELSAAGLRPLPLRYPQTDTLTAQERKAAEMTVRGQATAVVAKELHLTEQGVRQLLSSVYRKIGTDAAGLAEALETFPRPRP; encoded by the coding sequence ATGGCGCATGAGCTGCGGCAACCCACGCCCGAGACCCGGCCGTTGCTCGAGCGCCGCAAGGAGCTCCGAGCGCTCGACTCGGCGTTGACGGGCCTGCGGGACACCGTCGACGGCGTTCCCCAGGCGCCACGCGGGGGGCTCCTCGCCTTCACCGGCCCGGGAGGGATGGGCAAGACGGCCCTGTTGACCGAGGCCCGGGCCCGCGCCCGCGCGCAGGGGTTCACCGTGCTGTCGGGCAGGGGCGGTGAGAAGGAACAGGGTCTGGCGTTCCACCTGGTGCGCCAGGTCGTCCAGCCCGCGCTGGCGTCGATGGACGAGAAGGAACTCCGTACCTTCCTGGGCGGCTGGTACGACATCGTCGCCGCCGCGCTCGGCCTGGTCGCGACGCCGAGCGGCCATGTGCCGGATCCGACCGGGGTGCGTGACGGCCTCGACTGGGTCATGACGCGCCTCGCGGTGATGAAGGCCCCCGTCGTCCTGCTGCTGGACGACCTGCACTGGGCCGACGTCGAGTCACTGAGCTGGCTCGCCTCGTTCGCACCCCGGGCCGTGGATTTGTCGCTGCTGATCGTCGTGGCCTTCCGGCCCGAGGAACTGCCGCTCGAGGCGGCCGCGTTCAGCGCCCCGGTGGCCGACCTGGGGAACCGTCCGTTCGCCCTGGCGCCGCTCAGTGCCACGGCCGTGGCCCGGATCGTCAGGGACGAGGTCGGCGAGGAGGCCGAGGACGGGTTCTGCGAGGAATGCTGGGAGGTCACCGGAGGGAGCCCGTTCGAGGCGGTGGAACTCTCCATCAGGCTCGGCGAGCGCAATCTGCGGGGCACCAGCGAGGATCTGCCCACGATGCGCGACCTGGCCGCCGCGGTGAAGGGACCGGGGCTGATCGAGCGGCTCCGGGCGTTGGGCACCACGACCGTCCGTTTCGCCTATGCCGCGGCCGTCCTCGGGCAGGCCATCTCGCCGGAACTGGCCGCCCGTGTCGCGGCGATCGGCAGCACGGCGGCGTCCGAGGCCGCGGAGAAGCTGCGCGCCGCCCGCTTTCTGGCCGACGGCGAGGGGCCCGGCGAGAGTCTGGAGTTCGTCCACCCGCTGATCGCCACCACGATCTACCGGTCCATCGGAACGAGCCTGCGGGAGGGCATGCACAACTCGGCCGCGGAGGCCGTGCGGGCGGCCGGGCTCGGCCATGCCGCCGCGGCCCGGCACCTGCTGGAGGTGCCCTGCGAGGGCAGCACCGAGGCGGTCGCCTGTCTGCGGGAGGCCGCCCGTGAAGCCCTGCACTCCGGCGCCCCGGAGGCGGCCCGGCGGCTGCTGAACCGGGCCCTGCAGGAGCCGCCGCTGCCGGAGGAGCGCGCCGCGCTGCTGCACGAACTCGCCTGCGCGACCTTCCTCATCAAGCCCACGGCCACCGTGGCGCATCTGCGGGAGGCACTCGCGGAACCGGGCACCGACCCCGAGCTGCGTGCCTCGATGGTGTACCGGCTGACCCAGGCGCTGGCCCACACCGACCGGATGGCGGAGGCCGCGACGGTGGCCGCCGACGAGGCGCAGCGGGCCGCCGCCCATCCCCGGATCCGGCTGCGGATGCAGGCCGACCACTTCGTGTGGAGCGCGTTCCGCACCGACGAGGCGGACTCGTCCGGCCGTTCGCGGGCGCTGGCCCGGTTCGCCGACCGGCTGTCCGGCCGCGGTCTGGAGGAGCGCTGCATCCTCGGGTCGCGCGCCTGGGACGCCATGATGCGCGGCGAGCCCCGGCAGAAGGCCCTCGCGTACGCCGAGGAGGCCCTGCGCGGCGGGTTGAGCTGGACCCATGAGAACCGGGGCTTCGAGGTGCCCGTCTCGGTCGCGCTGGTGTTCATGTACTGCGACCAGCCGCGGCGGGCCGAGGAACTGTTCGCGAAGGGCATGGCCGAGTGCGCGTCGAAGGGCTGGCGCGGCTCCCATCTGGCCCTGGGCCAGACGCTCTCCGGGTACATCCGGTACCGGCGCGGCTGCCTGGCCGAGGCCGAGAACCTGGTGCGGGAGGGCCTGCGCATCGCCGACCGGGTGGAAGGCGCGGTACCCGCCCAGTGGTTCGCCATCGGCATCCTGATCGAGACCCTGCTGGCCCGCGGCCGCGTCTTGGCGGCACGCCGGCTCGCCGACAAGTACCACTACGGCGACGTCATCCCGAACGCCGTCATCTACCCTGACCCGCGCACCGTCCACGCCGAGCTGCTCCTGGCGGAGGGCCGGCCCGAGGAAGCCGCTGCCCTGCTGTCCGGCGTCGGCGAGTGGCTGGAGGGCCGGGACTGGCGCAATCCCGCGTGGTGCCCCTGGCAGCTGGGACTGGCCTCGGCTCTGTCCCGCAGCGCTCCCGACCGGGCGGTGCGCCACGCGCGGGACGCCGTGAAGCGGGCCCGGGACTTCGGCGCGGCATCCGCGATCGGCCAGGCGCTGCACGCCGAGGCGGATGCGACGGGCGGTGAGGCGGGCCTCGATCTGCACGCGCAGGCCGTCGACCATCTGCAGCGGTCGCCCGCCGCGTACGAACTGGCCCGTGCCCTGGTCGGCCACGGCGCGGCGCTGGCCCGCGTGGGCCGCCTGCACGACGCCGCCGACCGGCTCTACCAGGGCCTGGAAGGCGCGGTGCACTGCGGTGCCGAGGGCCTGGCCGCCCGGGCCAGGCGGGAACTGTCCGCGGCCGGACTGCGGCCGCTGCCGCTGCGCTACCCGCAGACGGACACGCTCACCGCGCAGGAGCGCAAGGCCGCCGAGATGACGGTGCGGGGCCAGGCCACGGCGGTCGTCGCCAAGGAACTGCACCTCACCGAGCAGGGTGTGCGGCAACTGCTGTCGTCCGTGTACCGCAAGATCGGCACGGACGCGGCGGGCCTGGCCGAGGCTCTGGAGACGTTCCCCCGGCCGCGGCCGTGA
- a CDS encoding response regulator transcription factor: MDSREGEEIAARGELHERLPECRMLLRMASTAPERLRRMLDLHAAGVISTNAPPDRLVHGVRKLVRGQRFVDPEFALAALDAGANPLTPREVPVLRLTADGTPTREIADRLCLSAATVRNHLSAITRKTGGRNRIDAIRIAVESGWV; this comes from the coding sequence GTGGACTCCAGGGAGGGCGAGGAGATCGCCGCCCGGGGCGAGCTGCACGAGCGGCTGCCGGAGTGCCGGATGCTGCTGCGGATGGCCTCGACGGCACCCGAGCGGCTGCGCCGCATGCTCGATCTGCACGCCGCCGGTGTCATCAGCACCAACGCCCCGCCGGACCGGCTGGTCCACGGTGTCCGCAAGCTGGTACGGGGGCAGCGGTTCGTCGACCCCGAGTTCGCGCTGGCCGCGCTGGACGCGGGAGCGAACCCGCTGACCCCGCGCGAGGTACCGGTGCTGCGGCTGACCGCCGACGGTACGCCCACGCGGGAGATCGCCGACCGGCTGTGCCTGTCCGCCGCGACGGTCCGCAACCATCTGTCGGCGATCACCCGGAAGACGGGCGGCCGCAATCGGATCGACGCGATCCGGATCGCTGTGGAGTCGGGCTGGGTGTGA
- a CDS encoding (-)-alpha-amorphene synthase gives MSTTHEERATVAQDVIAPTTLVELIDAHLYMPFPFRRNPHEPAAAAGVDQWLRATGLSEEPGVSAMISHTRPAELASYNSPDADPGVLQLVAHQIAYQFVFDDRAEEVGRHRPGRLLPMLCESIAILRDGAPPGTPLGAALSDLYRQIRERCTPAQAARWAWKSREYVHGLLYEAVAQAHPSPVPAGLCTSIRSLTAGVEPFYPLCEAAQPCELTSGELHHPLMPRLSRLSADAAVWIPDLFSAVKEQRSGELINLALAYQRAHQCPLPTAVTLAIQQINRTIREFERLYDEIKPELSPSGVGYVEGMAGWIRGCYYWSRTVPRYADAAAPALG, from the coding sequence GTGTCCACCACGCATGAGGAAAGGGCGACCGTCGCGCAGGACGTGATTGCCCCCACCACCTTGGTCGAGCTGATCGACGCTCACCTCTACATGCCGTTCCCGTTCCGGCGCAATCCCCACGAGCCGGCGGCCGCGGCAGGTGTCGACCAGTGGCTGCGCGCGACCGGGCTGAGCGAGGAACCGGGGGTCTCGGCCATGATCTCCCACACCCGCCCGGCCGAGCTCGCGTCCTACAACAGCCCTGATGCCGACCCCGGCGTTCTCCAACTCGTCGCCCATCAGATCGCCTACCAGTTCGTCTTCGACGACCGGGCCGAGGAGGTCGGCCGGCACCGGCCCGGCCGGCTGCTGCCCATGCTGTGCGAGTCCATCGCGATCCTGCGGGACGGCGCACCCCCCGGCACCCCGCTGGGAGCGGCCCTGTCCGACCTGTACCGGCAGATCCGCGAACGGTGCACACCGGCACAGGCCGCGCGCTGGGCGTGGAAGAGCCGTGAGTACGTGCACGGACTGCTCTACGAGGCGGTGGCCCAGGCCCACCCCTCCCCCGTACCGGCCGGGCTGTGCACCTCGATACGGTCTCTCACCGCGGGCGTCGAGCCCTTCTACCCACTGTGCGAAGCCGCGCAGCCGTGCGAGCTGACCTCCGGGGAACTCCATCACCCGCTCATGCCGCGCCTCAGCCGGCTGTCGGCCGACGCGGCGGTGTGGATCCCCGATCTCTTCTCCGCGGTCAAGGAACAACGGTCCGGCGAGCTGATCAACCTGGCCCTCGCCTACCAACGGGCCCACCAGTGTCCCCTGCCGACGGCCGTCACCCTGGCCATCCAGCAGATCAACCGCACGATCCGCGAGTTCGAGAGGCTCTACGACGAGATCAAACCGGAGTTGAGCCCTTCGGGCGTCGGCTATGTGGAAGGCATGGCCGGCTGGATCCGCGGCTGCTACTACTGGTCCCGCACTGTGCCGCGCTACGCGGACGCGGCGGCCCCGGCCCTGGGGTGA
- a CDS encoding cytochrome P450, translating into MESQWGDGGSVDLDDTRLEALDPEPLLTRDYETRPALVYERLRQQHGPVAPVDLLGVPAWLVLGYRESLQVLQDADGWPKGLENWRARSEGRVPADWPLGPSLEVNHILIQGGPGYRPLRTAWDVALKPFQDPRHPQAKRLKSAVTAYADELITLVGQGGKTGVADLSAQFSRPLPLMVASHLLGFPGSQGDDALMDMWRVLDAGPDAEAALERLLATLAELAALKLEKPGDDFPSYLLAAHPGLSLDHLARELFMLLGMTSDHVGILISNTVVEVLSGEGSVRASLSAGMVRETMNRVVMRKPPLVNFVPRFAARDTRLGNYTIRAGDPVWVSPGAAHADPLFADHVASGTAISTRAHLSWGAGPRQCPARELASAVAAAGVGRLFERFDYLDLALPADQLPWRSSPFMRGLRSLPVHYELASAPPPRPWADGPAPGVAEEVLPDPSARQRSSLWRYLTGLIRGGR; encoded by the coding sequence ATGGAATCCCAGTGGGGTGACGGCGGATCCGTGGACCTGGACGACACGAGGCTGGAGGCACTCGATCCCGAGCCGCTGCTGACCAGGGACTACGAGACGCGTCCCGCGCTCGTGTACGAGCGGCTGCGCCAGCAGCACGGCCCGGTCGCGCCGGTCGACCTGCTGGGGGTGCCCGCGTGGCTCGTCCTCGGCTACCGCGAGTCGCTCCAGGTGCTCCAGGACGCCGACGGCTGGCCCAAGGGCCTGGAGAACTGGCGGGCCCGCTCCGAGGGCAGGGTGCCGGCCGACTGGCCGCTCGGACCCTCCCTGGAGGTCAACCACATCCTGATCCAGGGCGGCCCCGGCTACCGGCCGCTGCGCACCGCGTGGGACGTCGCCCTCAAGCCCTTCCAGGACCCCCGCCACCCCCAGGCCAAGCGGTTGAAGTCCGCCGTCACCGCATACGCCGACGAACTGATCACCCTCGTCGGCCAGGGCGGCAAGACCGGCGTGGCGGACCTGTCCGCGCAGTTCTCCCGCCCGCTGCCGCTGATGGTGGCCAGCCATCTGCTGGGCTTCCCCGGCTCGCAGGGCGACGACGCGCTGATGGACATGTGGCGCGTGCTCGACGCGGGCCCGGACGCCGAGGCCGCCCTGGAGCGACTGCTGGCGACGCTGGCCGAACTGGCCGCGCTGAAGCTGGAGAAGCCGGGCGACGACTTCCCCTCGTACCTGCTGGCCGCCCACCCGGGCCTGTCGCTCGACCATCTCGCCCGCGAGCTGTTCATGCTGCTCGGCATGACCTCCGACCACGTCGGCATCCTCATCTCCAACACCGTCGTGGAGGTCCTCTCGGGCGAGGGCAGCGTGCGCGCCAGCCTGTCCGCCGGGATGGTCAGGGAGACGATGAACCGGGTGGTCATGCGCAAGCCGCCGCTGGTCAACTTCGTCCCGCGCTTCGCGGCCCGGGACACCCGGCTCGGCAACTACACGATCCGGGCCGGTGACCCGGTGTGGGTCTCCCCGGGCGCCGCCCACGCCGACCCGCTCTTCGCCGACCACGTCGCCTCGGGCACCGCCATCAGCACCCGGGCCCACCTGTCCTGGGGAGCCGGACCGCGCCAGTGCCCGGCGCGGGAGCTCGCCTCGGCGGTCGCGGCGGCCGGGGTGGGGCGCCTGTTCGAGCGGTTCGACTACCTCGACCTCGCCCTGCCCGCCGACCAACTCCCCTGGCGCTCCTCGCCGTTCATGCGGGGTCTGCGCTCCCTGCCCGTGCACTACGAACTCGCCTCCGCGCCGCCCCCACGGCCCTGGGCGGACGGCCCCGCGCCGGGGGTGGCCGAGGAGGTCCTGCCGGACCCGTCCGCCCGGCAGCGCTCCTCGCTGTGGCGCTATCTGACGGGCCTCATCCGCGGCGGCCGCTGA
- a CDS encoding substrate-binding domain-containing protein — MHRTRKAAPAVRTVRLASCALLASAAALTGCERGSSDGADETATGPSGCPAVHARAREAVTRAERAEIPWGGPTSGPEAVSGKSIVYVAQTMTNPGVAGAANGVRDAARAIGWNVRVIDGGGTPAGIQAAMSEAVALRPSGIVIGGFDPDSTAQQAARANAQRIPLIGWHAVPEPGPSRQPDLFTNVTTRVQDVARVSAQWIISDSNGRAGVVLITDASIPFARNKSDLIREELASCQGVRLLSVENIPIPDASSRTPREISSLLSRFQDRWTHSVAINDLYFADAAPAFRAAGEKGSGPPFNIGAGDGDPSAFQRVNSRQYQAATVPEPLSLQGWQIVDEFNRAFAGRPDSGYVAPVHIATAGNSEGASSWDPSGYREAYRKIWGK; from the coding sequence GTGCACCGCACCCGCAAGGCCGCCCCCGCAGTCCGCACCGTGCGGCTCGCCTCCTGCGCCCTGCTGGCCTCGGCCGCCGCCCTCACCGGCTGCGAACGCGGTTCCTCCGACGGCGCGGACGAGACCGCGACGGGCCCCAGCGGCTGCCCCGCCGTCCACGCCCGCGCCCGGGAAGCCGTCACCCGGGCGGAGCGGGCCGAGATCCCCTGGGGAGGGCCCACCAGCGGCCCCGAGGCGGTGTCCGGCAAGAGCATCGTCTACGTCGCCCAGACGATGACCAACCCCGGTGTCGCGGGCGCCGCGAACGGGGTGCGGGACGCCGCCCGGGCCATCGGCTGGAACGTCCGGGTGATCGACGGCGGCGGCACCCCGGCCGGTATCCAGGCGGCCATGAGCGAAGCCGTCGCCCTGCGGCCCTCGGGCATCGTCATCGGCGGATTCGACCCCGACTCGACGGCCCAGCAGGCCGCCCGGGCCAACGCGCAGCGCATCCCGCTCATCGGCTGGCACGCGGTCCCCGAGCCCGGCCCCAGCCGGCAGCCCGACCTGTTCACCAACGTCACCACCCGCGTCCAGGACGTGGCCCGCGTCAGTGCGCAGTGGATCATCTCCGACTCCAACGGCCGCGCCGGGGTCGTGCTCATCACCGACGCGTCGATCCCCTTCGCGCGGAACAAGTCCGACCTGATCCGCGAGGAACTGGCGAGCTGTCAGGGCGTGCGGCTGCTCTCGGTGGAGAACATCCCGATCCCCGACGCCAGCAGCCGCACCCCGAGGGAGATCTCCTCCCTGCTCTCCCGCTTCCAGGACCGCTGGACCCACTCCGTGGCCATCAACGACCTGTACTTCGCCGACGCCGCCCCCGCCTTCCGCGCCGCCGGCGAGAAGGGCTCCGGGCCGCCCTTCAACATCGGGGCCGGTGACGGCGACCCGTCCGCCTTCCAGCGCGTCAACAGCAGGCAGTACCAGGCCGCCACCGTGCCCGAGCCGCTGTCCCTCCAGGGCTGGCAGATCGTCGACGAGTTCAACCGCGCCTTCGCCGGCCGCCCCGACAGCGGGTACGTGGCTCCCGTGCACATCGCCACGGCCGGCAACAGCGAAGGCGCCTCCAGCTGGGATCCGTCGGGCTACCGGGAGGCGTACCGGAAGATCTGGGGGAAGTGA
- a CDS encoding NAD(P)/FAD-dependent oxidoreductase: MDDGDVVVIGGGYAGVRLAKRLDDTARVTLVDRKEVFFHRVASLRAGVHPEWTHTPFIPYDRLLRHGRVATGKAVRIDTAERQVVLATGERLPYDVVVIATGADYPEPARFTGTTTEEAAKSFAEHQRNVATAEHVLVVGGGPGGVELSAEIRLARPDARVTLAHSGPALLDSTGNARPGRKALAWLESHDIEVRLDSFMSPGNDFGTYRDARGTVIEADLSFWATGTTPNTLWLRLAGHGDWLNEAGRVKVDPALRVEGRPDVFAVGDVNDVSELKVTPAALAQADIATHNIRSYLHSSGKHRKEPRLYRPSRRTPLIVPFGPADGLTVLPVPGGESAVLGSRTTTLAKAKSLMTPYMRRQLGYTAA, encoded by the coding sequence GTGGACGACGGCGACGTGGTGGTGATCGGCGGTGGCTACGCCGGTGTCCGGCTGGCCAAGCGGCTGGACGACACGGCCCGGGTCACGCTGGTGGACCGCAAGGAGGTCTTCTTCCACCGCGTCGCCTCCCTGCGCGCCGGAGTGCACCCCGAGTGGACGCACACCCCCTTCATCCCCTACGACCGGCTGCTGCGCCACGGCCGGGTGGCCACCGGCAAGGCCGTCCGTATCGACACCGCCGAGCGGCAGGTCGTCCTGGCCACGGGCGAGCGGCTGCCCTACGACGTGGTCGTGATCGCCACCGGCGCCGACTACCCCGAGCCGGCCCGCTTCACCGGCACCACGACCGAGGAAGCGGCCAAGTCGTTTGCCGAGCACCAGCGCAACGTCGCCACGGCAGAGCACGTCCTGGTCGTCGGCGGCGGCCCCGGCGGCGTCGAACTCAGCGCCGAGATCCGCCTCGCCCGCCCCGACGCCCGGGTCACCCTGGCCCACTCCGGGCCCGCCCTGCTCGACTCCACGGGCAACGCCCGGCCCGGACGCAAGGCCCTGGCCTGGCTGGAGTCCCACGACATCGAGGTACGGCTCGACTCCTTCATGTCGCCCGGCAACGACTTCGGCACCTACCGCGACGCCCGCGGCACCGTCATCGAGGCCGACCTGTCCTTCTGGGCGACGGGCACCACCCCCAACACGCTCTGGCTGCGCCTGGCCGGCCACGGCGACTGGCTCAACGAGGCCGGGCGCGTGAAGGTCGACCCCGCGCTCCGGGTCGAGGGCAGGCCGGACGTGTTCGCCGTCGGCGACGTGAACGACGTCAGCGAACTCAAGGTCACCCCCGCCGCCCTCGCCCAGGCGGACATCGCCACCCACAACATCCGCTCCTACCTGCACAGTTCCGGCAAGCACCGCAAGGAGCCGCGCCTGTACCGCCCGAGCCGGCGCACCCCGCTGATCGTGCCGTTCGGCCCCGCCGACGGACTGACCGTGCTGCCCGTGCCGGGTGGCGAGTCCGCCGTCCTCGGCAGCCGCACCACCACCCTGGCCAAGGCGAAGAGCCTCATGACGCCCTACATGCGCCGTCAACTCGGTTACACGGCCGCCTGA
- a CDS encoding SGNH/GDSL hydrolase family protein produces MQTSPHISPRRALSALLAAVLMACLLSWAGGSPAQAAPGDGSVSDPDIAAAAPGQPGDPNIKFVGRWDTTGSSTAYTPYWAGAYYRVGFTGRTVKLKQRGTIDLWARIDNGPVRFFDDVKGTVNLTPSALSPGNHTLQVNYQVVAGSYKGDAVFQGLVLDSGATTFTPPAPAELVEFVGDSITVGTTSSQNARTAYGWLIGERLGVEHTQIAQGGACLVAAADGCVGLERQFTKLKPNAATPDWNFSRYRADAVVINLGTNDVGHGVSSAQFQSAYSSLLRKVRAAYPQAWIFALETFRGRFVPQTEAAVKAAVAGGDGRVSFVDTTGWLGSGDLTDSVHPNDRGHRVIADRLAPVIAARIGS; encoded by the coding sequence GTGCAGACATCCCCCCACATCTCCCCCAGACGCGCCCTGTCGGCCCTCCTCGCGGCCGTGCTCATGGCCTGCCTGCTGTCCTGGGCCGGCGGCTCGCCCGCGCAGGCCGCGCCCGGCGACGGCTCGGTGTCCGATCCCGACATCGCGGCGGCCGCCCCCGGGCAACCCGGCGACCCCAACATCAAGTTCGTCGGCCGCTGGGACACCACCGGCTCCAGCACCGCCTACACCCCGTACTGGGCCGGCGCGTACTACCGGGTCGGCTTCACCGGCCGGACGGTCAAACTGAAGCAGCGGGGCACCATCGACCTGTGGGCGCGGATCGACAACGGGCCCGTGAGGTTCTTCGACGACGTCAAGGGCACGGTGAACCTGACCCCGTCGGCCCTCTCCCCCGGCAACCACACGCTCCAGGTCAATTACCAGGTGGTGGCCGGATCCTACAAGGGCGACGCCGTCTTCCAGGGGCTGGTCCTGGACAGCGGCGCGACGACGTTCACACCGCCGGCCCCGGCCGAACTCGTCGAGTTCGTCGGCGACTCGATCACGGTGGGCACGACGAGCTCGCAGAACGCCCGAACCGCCTACGGCTGGCTGATCGGGGAGCGGCTGGGTGTCGAGCACACGCAGATCGCACAGGGCGGGGCGTGCCTGGTGGCCGCGGCGGACGGATGCGTGGGGCTGGAGCGGCAGTTCACCAAGCTCAAGCCGAACGCGGCGACGCCCGACTGGAACTTCTCCCGCTACCGGGCCGACGCGGTCGTCATCAACCTCGGCACCAACGACGTCGGGCACGGGGTGAGTTCGGCGCAGTTCCAGTCGGCGTACAGCAGTCTGCTGCGCAAGGTGCGGGCCGCGTATCCGCAGGCGTGGATCTTCGCGCTGGAGACGTTCCGTGGGCGGTTCGTACCGCAGACCGAGGCCGCGGTGAAGGCCGCCGTCGCCGGTGGTGACGGGCGGGTGTCCTTCGTCGACACGACCGGCTGGCTGGGCTCGGGCGATCTGACGGACTCGGTGCATCCCAACGACCGGGGGCACCGGGTCATCGCCGACCGGCTGGCGCCGGTCATCGCGGCGCGGATCGGCTCGTAG